From a single Bradyrhizobium sediminis genomic region:
- a CDS encoding MFS transporter, with protein MNAPEQTSIDETSARYEGWRIVAVCFLVATFGWGLGFYGQSVYVAELHRLHGWPASLISGGTTFFYLFGALLVVFVSEAIRSVGPRNCLLAGIFALAAAAFLIGQVTKPWQLYAANAVLAFGWAGTSLGIITNTLGLWFDRKRGMAISLALNGASFGGIAGVPLLVAAIGSIGFPGAMVVAAIAMVVLMVPVILVFVGRPPLHPSAAVAAARADAPSATQVRAQALRDVGFLSVSASFALVLFAQVGFIVHLISFLDSVVGRERAAFAVALMTAMAVVGRVLFSFVIDRLNQRLASAISFVSQAVALAIIINVQNDIALIGSCALFGFSVGNLITLPALIVQREFDPRSFGVLISLITAINQITYAFGPGVIGLLRDASGSYALPFYGCIGLELVAAVLIMVRGRRGKTSS; from the coding sequence TTGAACGCTCCCGAGCAAACATCCATCGACGAAACCTCGGCGCGCTACGAGGGCTGGCGGATCGTCGCGGTCTGCTTCCTGGTGGCGACGTTCGGCTGGGGGCTCGGCTTCTATGGCCAGAGCGTCTATGTCGCCGAGCTGCATCGGCTGCACGGCTGGCCGGCGTCGCTGATCTCAGGCGGTACCACCTTCTTTTATCTGTTCGGCGCGCTGCTGGTTGTCTTCGTCAGCGAGGCGATCCGGTCCGTCGGTCCGCGCAACTGCCTGCTCGCGGGGATTTTTGCACTTGCCGCGGCCGCCTTCCTGATCGGCCAAGTGACAAAACCCTGGCAGCTCTATGCCGCCAATGCGGTGCTGGCATTCGGCTGGGCCGGCACCAGCCTCGGCATCATCACCAACACGCTCGGGCTCTGGTTCGACAGGAAGCGCGGCATGGCGATCAGCCTGGCGCTGAATGGCGCCAGCTTCGGCGGCATTGCTGGCGTGCCGCTGCTGGTGGCCGCGATCGGCAGTATCGGATTTCCCGGCGCGATGGTAGTTGCCGCGATTGCGATGGTCGTGCTGATGGTTCCCGTCATTCTGGTCTTCGTCGGACGGCCGCCGCTGCATCCGAGTGCCGCGGTCGCTGCGGCCCGTGCGGATGCGCCGTCGGCGACGCAGGTGCGGGCGCAAGCCTTGCGCGACGTCGGCTTCCTCTCGGTCTCGGCCTCCTTCGCGCTGGTGCTGTTCGCCCAGGTCGGCTTCATCGTTCACCTGATCTCGTTCCTGGATTCGGTGGTGGGGCGGGAACGCGCGGCGTTCGCGGTTGCGCTGATGACCGCGATGGCGGTGGTCGGCCGGGTGCTGTTCTCCTTCGTGATCGACCGGCTCAACCAGCGGCTGGCCTCGGCGATCTCGTTCGTCAGCCAGGCCGTCGCGCTCGCCATCATCATCAATGTGCAGAACGACATCGCGTTGATCGGATCCTGCGCGCTGTTCGGCTTCTCGGTCGGCAACCTGATCACGCTGCCGGCGCTGATCGTGCAGCGCGAATTCGACCCGCGTTCGTTCGGCGTCCTGATCAGCCTGATCACGGCGATCAATCAGATCACCTACGCGTTCGGCCCCGGCGTGATCGGCCTCTTGCGCGACGCCTCCGGCAGCTACGCGCTGCCGTTCTACGGCTGCATCGGGCTGGAGCTGGTGGCGGCGGTACTGATCATGGTCCGCGGGCGGCGCGGGAAGACCTCATCCTGA
- a CDS encoding carboxymuconolactone decarboxylase family protein has protein sequence MRLKLLSPSEMSPAQKETYDESIAGKRGAPPAPMMAWLNSPEMARHATRLGEVLRFDTMFPAKLSEIAILVTARHWTAHYEWYAHKRLALKGGMDPGIIDDIRNRRTPTFDDPRGQLIYDVAKSLHEGRGVSQALYDEAVKVLTVRGVTEIIGLCGYYTMVSMTLNTFDFELPAGEVSELA, from the coding sequence ATGCGGCTGAAGTTGCTTTCGCCTAGCGAAATGAGCCCCGCACAAAAAGAAACCTACGACGAGTCGATCGCGGGCAAGCGCGGCGCCCCGCCGGCGCCGATGATGGCCTGGCTCAACAGCCCGGAAATGGCCAGGCATGCCACGCGGCTGGGCGAGGTGCTGCGCTTCGACACGATGTTTCCGGCGAAACTGTCGGAGATCGCGATCCTGGTCACGGCGCGGCACTGGACCGCGCATTACGAATGGTATGCGCACAAGCGGCTCGCCCTGAAGGGCGGCATGGATCCCGGGATCATCGACGATATCCGCAACCGCCGCACGCCGACCTTCGACGATCCAAGGGGCCAGTTGATCTACGACGTCGCCAAGTCGCTGCACGAAGGCCGCGGCGTTTCGCAGGCGCTGTATGACGAGGCCGTCAAGGTCCTCACCGTGCGCGGCGTGACCGAGATCATCGGGCTCTGTGGTTACTACACGATGGTGTCGATGACGCTGAACACATTCGACTTCGAACTGCCGGCGGGGGAAGTGTCGGAGCTTGCGTAG